Proteins found in one Neurospora crassa OR74A linkage group II, whole genome shotgun sequence genomic segment:
- the stk-23 gene encoding serine/threonine protein kinase: protein MNGDFSLSQALGGLRIANLDDDDSVHSTENDQTTPDAPANQSSASRQDATTNNAPQTTPPQPAQPAQPPSQRTPLDLERQVTPQDPPQRPPHTYETAAAILKNAQDNLSARGYPPTSQQLPAGNGNWPPNSRPTPGGALQSMEGDPQRGAYHPHGHGTAYGDLRNELRNEIQTDTSRTSLYGVPTISRSESRRAPPGAPTREPSRSYRQGRPGPGPPMGVDPNGALPPRRSSRGVQGGYSQIPGIPVAAPGTYTSEARLGEVPPMLSTSSEEWKDRGAAVGVRREVDADGRVTMKPVKKGVRDFTFGRILGEGSYSTVYLATDRQTLREYAVKVLEKKHIIKEKKIKYVNIEKNTLNRLTEHPGIVRLYYTFQDETSLYYVLDLCTGGELLGVLKKTGTFDVECTRFYGAQILDAIDYMHSRGIIHRDLKPENVLLDEQMHVKITDFGTAKLLRDPRDPRPPEETPGQSGEDDERAASFVGTAEYVSPELLTEKSASTASDIWAFGCIIYQLLAGRPPFKAGTEYLTFQKIVKLEYEFPPGFPSAARDLVERCLVLDPAQRFTVEHIKKHEFFAGQMFGKELWRMKAPRLRPYVPGSQEQQPQMMHLGGGGSNSNHSHHSMPMGNPSSTRGNTTTQGGPANNNVNRPARIITELPPPTQLDLDWSPVLTKNNERILKLGDLMVVSSPIPHSPHGKEGGEGHKKLARFFGGSTTKKRQRLVMITSSGRIVFAPAGGEEKKAKQEISLLASDCTWKAQIDAKGQPVWCVDTGGVHYTFEEPKSSEKQHKDKSDKSSDGGAGRDGANNSSSSKSTVDEWIESLERAKDLALSQNLVGSNDNFGDMSMSSSPAGSMVNIGGGGGHHHNGRGHGNFSGGEGGYSISDRSGRNQLTKSQASLDDSSSVTKRNRFSRRQSKNGLGAAF, encoded by the exons ATGAACGGAGACTTCAGCCTGTCCCAAGCGCTTGGCGGCTTACGAATTGCCAACctcgacgatgacgactcCGTCCACTCGACCGAGAACGATCAGACAACCCCCGATGCTCCCGCCAATCAGTCCTCTGCGAGCCGTCAAGACGCAACAACGAACAATGCCCCCCAGACGACTCCTCCCCAGCCTGCACAGCCTGCACAGCCTCCTTCTCAGCGGACACCGTTGGACCTAGAACGGCAGGTCACCCCTCAAGACCCCCCGCAGCGCCCGCCCCATACCTACGAAACCGCCGCCGCGATCCTCAAGAATGCCCAAGACAACCTCAGCGCCCGCGGATATCCCCCGACTAGTCAACAATTGCCAGCAGGAAATGGAAACTGGCCACCAAACTCAAGACCTACTCCCGGAGGGGCACTACAGTCAATGGAGGGCGATCCGCAGCGAGGAGCATACCACCCACATGGACACGGGACTGCATATGGGGACCTACGGAACGAGCTAAGGAACGAAATCCAGACCGACACGTCTCGGACTTCTCTATACGGCGTGCCCACGATTTCGAGGAGCGAGTCTAGGCGTGCGCCCCCTGGTGCCCCCACACGAGAGCCGAGTCGATCATACCGCCAAGGCCGGCCCGGTCCCGGTCCTCCCATGGGCGTCGATCCCAACGGCGCGTTGCCTCCTAGGAGGAGCTCACGCGGGGTTCAAGGAGGATATTCCCAGATCCCGGGCATCCCCGTAGCCGCGCCGGGCACCTATACGTCAGAAGCGCGGCTGGGAGAAGTACCACCCATGCTCTCCACCAGCAGCGAGGAATGGAAAGACCGGGGTGCGGCAGTCGGCGTTAGGAGAGAGGTGGATGCCGATGGGAGGGTGACAATGAAGCCGGTCAAGAAAGGAGTGCGCGACTTCACCTTTGGGAGGATATTGGGAGAGGGCTCCTACAGCACGGTTTACCTTGCGACCGATCGCCAAACCCTGAGGGAATACGCCGTCAAGGTCCTAGAAAAGAAGCAcatcatcaaggagaagaagatcaaaTACGTCAACATCGAGAAGAACACGCTGAACCGGCTGACCGAGCACCCGGGTATCGTCCGCTTGTATTACACCTTCCAGGACGAGACTTCGCTGTATTACGTCCTCGATCTATGTACTGGCGGAGAGCTGCTGGGCGTGCTCAAGAAGACGGGGACGTTCGACGTGGAATGCACCAGGTTCTATGGCGCCCAAATATTGGACGCTATCGACTACATGCACTCGAGAGGTATCATCCACCGTGACCTGAAGCCCGAGAACGTGCTCCTGGACGAACAGATGCACGTCAAAATCACCGACTTTGGCACTGCCAAGCTACTGCGAGACCCTCGAGATCCCAGACCACCAGAGGAAACACCCGGGCAAAGtggcgaggatgacgagCGAGCGGCCTCGTTTGTTGGTACCGCTGAATACGTGAGCCCCGAACTCCTGACGGAAAAGTCAGCGAGCACAGCAAGCGACATATGGGCCTTTGGATGCATTATTTACCAACTCCTCGCCGGTCGGCCTCCCTTCAAAGCAGGAACCGAGTATCTTACTTTCCAAAAGATCGTAAAACTCGAGTACGAATTCCCGCCTGGTTTCCCATCCGCTGCGCGCGATTTGGTAGAACGATGTCTTGTGCTGGACCCGGCTCAGCGCTTTACGGTTGAACATATCAAGAAGCACGAGTTCTTTGCCGGACAAATGTTTGGCAAGGAGCTGTGGAGGATGAAGGCACCGCGGCTGAGGCCGTACGTACCAGGATCCCAGGAGCAGCAACCGCAAATGATGCATTTGGGCGGAGGTGGGTCGAATTCGAATCATAGTCATCACTCTATGCCCATGGGCAACCCAAGCTCAACCAGaggcaacaccaccactcaaGGGGGACCGGCCAATAACAACGTCAACCGACCTGCTAGGATCATCACCGAACTACCGCCTCCTACGCAACTGGATCTTGACTGGTCACCCGTCCTGACCAAAAACAACGAGCGCATCCTTAAGCTGGGCGACCTGATGGTTGTGTCATCGCCGATACCGCACAGCCCACACGGCAAGGAAGGCGGAGAAGGGCATAAGAAGTTGGCTCGCTTCTTTGGCGGCAGTACCACCAAGAAGAGACAGCGGCTTGTCATGATCACCTCGAGCGGCCGTATCGTGTTTGCACCAGCcggcggcgaggagaagaaggcgaagcAGGAGATTTCACTTCTGGCTTCGGATTGCACGTGGAAAGCCCAAATCGACGCTAAGGGCCAGCCGGTTTGGTGTGTTGACACG GGCGGCGTACACTACACCTTTGAAGAACCCAAGTCCTCGGAAAAACAACACAAGGACAAATCCGACAAGTCATCAGACGGAGGAGCAGGAAGAGACGGtgccaacaacagcagcagcagcaagtcTACAGTAGACGAGTGGATCGAGTCGCTGGAGCGGGCCAAGGACCTGGCGCTTTCCCAAAACCTGGTAGGTTCCAACGACAACTTTGGAGACATGTCCATGTCGTCCAGCCCGGCGGGTTCCAT